From the Streptomyces syringium genome, one window contains:
- a CDS encoding phosphodiester glycosidase family protein has protein sequence MRAVLTVLVAWVSLVGGGGTAWAETEAPQTLQFGGQAGVAPGVTYRQFSVSGSHGPALGHVLTVDLRHPKVSLDLLYPGRVAARATVSRLAESRGAVGAVNGDFYNITETQHPGVEATGAPVGPSIASGRRLSAAVPDGQRFGPAMPQGVTTRDVIGVGTDGVARLDRLTLVGTVRTADRKFPLRGLNQYALPVGGVGAYTPAWGAVSRLRATCGTDTERAAPCSAETYELTVRRGRVTSVAEEPGRGQIASDTVVLVGREAGARELRKLRVGDRVQVDERLRSAHRGALRFALGGFPVLRDGRPLSGLDAVASAVRTSAGLADGGRRLYLLALDGDPAYRVGLTVAELAGVMRDLGSEDAVNLDGGGSSTLVTRTPGEEQAVVRNHPSGGAERAVPNGIGIFIHR, from the coding sequence GTGCGCGCGGTGCTGACGGTGTTGGTGGCGTGGGTCTCGTTGGTGGGTGGCGGAGGGACCGCCTGGGCGGAGACGGAAGCACCGCAGACTCTGCAGTTCGGCGGTCAGGCCGGCGTCGCGCCGGGCGTCACCTATCGGCAGTTCTCGGTATCGGGCTCGCACGGGCCGGCCCTCGGTCATGTGCTCACCGTCGATCTGCGCCACCCGAAGGTGTCGTTGGACCTGTTGTACCCGGGCCGGGTCGCCGCACGGGCGACGGTGTCCCGCCTGGCCGAGTCCCGGGGCGCGGTCGGTGCCGTCAACGGCGATTTCTACAACATCACGGAGACTCAGCATCCGGGGGTGGAGGCGACGGGCGCGCCGGTGGGCCCGTCCATCGCGAGCGGGCGCCGTCTGAGCGCGGCCGTGCCGGACGGTCAGCGTTTCGGGCCCGCGATGCCGCAGGGGGTCACCACGAGGGACGTCATCGGCGTCGGGACGGACGGGGTGGCGCGGCTGGACCGGCTCACCCTGGTGGGGACCGTGCGGACCGCGGACCGGAAGTTCCCGCTGCGCGGCCTCAATCAGTACGCGCTGCCCGTCGGCGGCGTCGGCGCGTACACCCCCGCGTGGGGAGCGGTCTCACGACTGCGGGCCACCTGCGGGACCGACACGGAGCGGGCGGCACCGTGCAGCGCCGAGACCTACGAACTGACCGTACGGCGGGGCCGGGTGACCTCCGTGGCCGAGGAGCCGGGGCGGGGGCAGATCGCGTCCGACACGGTGGTGCTGGTGGGGCGCGAGGCAGGGGCGCGGGAGCTGCGCAAACTGCGGGTCGGCGACCGGGTTCAGGTGGACGAGCGCCTGCGGTCCGCGCATCGCGGTGCGTTGCGGTTCGCGCTGGGCGGCTTCCCGGTGCTGCGCGACGGCCGCCCGCTGAGCGGGCTGGACGCGGTGGCCTCGGCCGTACGGACCTCGGCGGGGCTGGCCGACGGGGGCCGACGGCTGTACCTTCTGGCACTGGACGGAGACCCCGCCTACCGCGTGGGCCTCACCGTCGCCGAACTGGCCGGTGTCATGCGGGACCTCGGCTCCGAGGACGCCGTGAACCTGGACGGCGGCGGGTCGAGCACCCTGGTCACCCGCACTCCCGGCGAAGAGCAGGCCGTCGTGCGCAACCACCCCTCGGGCGGAGCCGAACGAGCCGTCCCGAACGGTATCGGAATTTTTATCCACCGTTAA
- a CDS encoding family 2B encapsulin nanocompartment shell protein produces the protein MTTSVEQGQTARAGESQQSLDTSAARQLATTTKSVPQMQGISSRWLLRVLPWVQVSAGTYRVNRRLTYEIGDGRVEFLTTGSEVRVIPPELGELPLLRGFDDNAVLEALADGFVQREYAAGDALVESGQPADQVFLIAHGKLNKTGVGKYGDDTVLGVLADGDYFGERVPLEPDGVWDFTVRAVTRCTVLALSRQAFQELADRSESLRDHVAGFASRPTPPQNKRGEADIAVSSGHVGEPALPGTFVDYEPSPREYELSVAQTVLRVHTRVADLYNEPMNQVEQQLRLTIEALRERQEHELVNNREFGLLHNADLKQRIHTRTGPPTPDDLDELLSRRRKTQYLLAHPRTIAAFGRECSHRGLYPQNLEVLGSSVRAWRGVPILPCNKIPISETGTSSILAMRTGEEDQGVVGLHQTGIPDEYQPSLNVRFMGINDQAVTSYLVSAYYSAAILVPDALGVLEDVEIGRA, from the coding sequence ATGACCACGTCAGTGGAGCAAGGGCAGACCGCGCGGGCGGGCGAGTCACAGCAGAGCCTCGACACCTCGGCGGCACGCCAGCTCGCGACGACGACCAAATCCGTACCGCAGATGCAGGGGATCTCCTCCCGGTGGCTGCTACGGGTGCTGCCTTGGGTGCAGGTGTCCGCGGGTACCTACCGGGTCAACCGCCGGCTGACCTATGAGATCGGGGACGGCCGCGTCGAGTTCCTCACCACCGGCTCGGAGGTCCGGGTCATCCCGCCGGAGCTGGGTGAGCTGCCGCTGCTCCGGGGATTCGACGACAATGCCGTGCTGGAGGCGCTGGCGGACGGGTTCGTCCAGCGGGAGTACGCGGCGGGTGACGCTCTGGTCGAGTCGGGTCAGCCGGCCGACCAGGTCTTCCTGATCGCCCACGGCAAGCTCAACAAGACGGGCGTCGGCAAGTACGGGGACGACACCGTGCTCGGTGTGCTGGCCGACGGCGACTATTTCGGCGAGCGCGTCCCCCTGGAGCCCGACGGGGTATGGGACTTCACCGTACGGGCGGTGACGCGCTGCACCGTCCTCGCGCTCTCCCGCCAGGCCTTCCAGGAACTGGCCGACCGCTCCGAGTCACTGCGCGACCATGTCGCGGGCTTCGCCTCCCGGCCCACACCCCCGCAGAACAAGCGCGGTGAGGCCGACATCGCGGTGTCCTCCGGGCACGTCGGCGAGCCGGCTCTTCCCGGCACCTTCGTCGACTACGAGCCGTCCCCGCGCGAGTACGAACTGAGTGTCGCGCAGACGGTGTTGCGCGTGCACACCCGCGTCGCCGATCTCTACAACGAACCGATGAACCAGGTCGAGCAGCAGCTCCGCCTCACCATCGAAGCACTCCGCGAACGCCAGGAACACGAGCTCGTCAACAACCGCGAATTCGGCCTCCTCCACAACGCCGACCTCAAACAACGCATCCACACCCGCACCGGCCCTCCCACCCCCGACGACCTCGACGAACTGCTGTCACGGCGTCGCAAGACCCAGTACCTGCTGGCTCACCCACGGACCATCGCGGCCTTCGGCCGGGAGTGCAGCCACCGTGGCCTCTACCCGCAGAACCTCGAGGTCCTGGGCTCGTCGGTGCGTGCCTGGCGGGGAGTGCCGATCCTCCCGTGCAACAAGATCCCGATCAGCGAGACCGGCACCAGCTCGATCCTCGCGATGCGAACCGGTGAGGAAGACCAGGGAGTCGTGGGTCTGCACCAGACCGGCATCCCCGACGAGTACCAGCCCAGCCTCAATGTGCGCTTCATGGGCATCAACGACCAAGCGGTCACCTCGTATTTGGTGAGCGCTTACTACTCGGCGGCGATTCTGGTGCCGGACGCGCTCGGTGTCCTGGAGGACGTCGAGATCGGGCGCGCGTAG
- a CDS encoding family 2B encapsulin nanocompartment shell protein, giving the protein MTTSLESGSDTENSAGRLSLGTAAARNLATTTKSVPQMQGVTSRWLLRMLSWVQVSGGTYRVNRRLTHTLGDGRVEFVSTGAEVRVIPAELGELPLLRGFTDATVLDTLAGRFTQREFQPGDVLVEAGHPADQVVLIAHGKVSKVHAGEYGDPAVLGVLADGEYFGDRALAAAEAGNWDFTVRAVTACTVLTLPRQEFEDVLERSQGLRDHVQAFRAETGRPQNEYGESAIDIASGHIGEPALPGVFADYELAPREFGLSVAQTVLRVHTRVADLYNEPMNQVEQQLRLTIEALRERQEHELVNNREFGLLHNADLKQRIHTRTGPPTPDDLDELLATVWKDPGFLLAHPRAIAAIAREFNSRGLYPDSVDVNGHAVPAWRGVPIFPCNKIPVTETGVSSILLMRTGEESQGVVGLHRTGIQDEYQPSLSVRFMGINEQAIMSYLVSAYYSAAVLVPDALGILENVEVGH; this is encoded by the coding sequence ATGACGACGTCCTTGGAATCCGGTTCCGACACCGAGAATTCAGCGGGCCGATTGAGTCTCGGTACCGCGGCCGCCCGGAATCTGGCGACCACGACCAAATCCGTACCGCAGATGCAGGGCGTCACATCGCGGTGGCTGCTGCGCATGCTGTCCTGGGTCCAGGTGTCCGGCGGTACGTACCGGGTCAACCGGCGATTGACGCACACACTCGGCGACGGCCGGGTCGAATTCGTCTCCACCGGGGCCGAGGTGCGCGTGATCCCGGCGGAGCTGGGCGAGCTGCCGCTGCTGCGCGGCTTCACCGACGCCACGGTGCTCGACACCCTCGCCGGCCGCTTCACTCAGCGCGAGTTCCAGCCCGGGGACGTGCTGGTCGAGGCGGGCCACCCGGCCGATCAGGTCGTCCTGATCGCCCACGGCAAGGTCAGCAAGGTGCACGCCGGGGAGTACGGCGACCCCGCCGTACTCGGCGTGCTGGCCGACGGCGAATACTTCGGCGACCGGGCCCTCGCGGCGGCCGAGGCCGGCAACTGGGACTTCACCGTACGGGCGGTGACGGCCTGCACGGTGCTGACCCTGCCGCGCCAGGAATTCGAGGATGTCCTCGAGCGTTCGCAAGGGCTGCGCGACCACGTCCAAGCCTTCCGCGCCGAGACCGGGCGCCCGCAGAACGAGTACGGCGAGTCGGCCATCGACATCGCCTCCGGACATATCGGCGAGCCGGCCCTGCCCGGCGTGTTCGCCGACTATGAGCTCGCCCCGCGCGAGTTCGGCCTCAGCGTCGCCCAGACGGTGTTGCGCGTGCACACCCGCGTCGCCGATCTCTACAACGAACCGATGAACCAGGTCGAGCAGCAGCTCCGCCTCACCATCGAAGCACTCCGCGAACGCCAGGAACACGAGCTCGTCAACAACCGCGAATTCGGCCTCCTCCACAACGCCGACCTCAAACAACGCATCCACACCCGCACCGGCCCTCCCACCCCCGACGACCTCGACGAACTGCTCGCGACCGTCTGGAAGGACCCCGGCTTCCTTCTGGCGCACCCGCGTGCCATCGCGGCGATCGCACGCGAGTTCAACAGCCGGGGCCTGTACCCGGACAGCGTCGATGTGAACGGCCATGCCGTCCCCGCCTGGCGCGGTGTGCCGATTTTCCCCTGCAATAAGATCCCGGTCACCGAGACCGGCGTCAGTTCGATTCTGCTGATGCGCACCGGTGAGGAATCACAGGGGGTCGTCGGTCTCCACCGGACGGGAATCCAGGACGAGTACCAGCCCAGCCTTTCCGTGCGTTTCATGGGCATCAACGAGCAAGCGATCATGTCCTATCTGGTGAGCGCCTACTACTCCGCCGCCGTTCTCGTTCCCGACGCTCTCGGAATTCTTGAGAACGTCGAAGTCGGGCACTGA
- a CDS encoding ABC transporter ATP-binding protein, with the protein MRGGRRIAAVTDASFRLWPGECLALVGESGCGKSVLASALLGLLPANAQTAGRALVGGLDLLAADERTLARTVRGRRVGLVPQSPAAHLTPVRTVRSQLQETVRELTGARGSGLRAKAEAAAERAAFPADHLDRYPHQLSGGLAQRAATALALVGDAPLLLADEPTTGLDRDLVDRTVDELRRHADAGHALLMITHDLAAAERIADRVAVMYAGRIVELTDAPAFFGEPGPRHPYARGLLDALPERAFTPIPGMPPELGALPAGCAFAARCEHATAACKTVPALLDGTACHHPQEPTRA; encoded by the coding sequence ATGCGCGGAGGCCGGCGGATCGCCGCCGTCACCGACGCGTCGTTCCGGCTCTGGCCGGGCGAGTGCCTCGCCCTCGTCGGCGAGAGCGGCTGCGGCAAGTCCGTCCTCGCGTCCGCGCTGCTCGGGCTGCTGCCCGCGAACGCGCAGACCGCCGGCCGGGCCCTCGTCGGCGGCCTCGACCTCCTCGCTGCCGACGAGCGGACGCTCGCCCGTACGGTCCGGGGCCGCCGCGTCGGCCTCGTACCGCAGAGCCCCGCCGCGCACCTCACCCCCGTGCGCACCGTGCGCTCACAACTCCAGGAGACCGTCCGGGAGCTGACCGGCGCCCGCGGAAGCGGGCTGCGGGCCAAGGCCGAGGCCGCCGCCGAGCGGGCGGCGTTCCCCGCCGACCACCTCGACCGCTACCCCCACCAGCTCTCCGGCGGCCTCGCCCAGCGTGCCGCCACCGCGCTCGCCCTCGTCGGCGACGCCCCCCTGCTGCTCGCCGACGAACCGACCACCGGCCTCGACCGCGACCTCGTCGACCGCACGGTCGACGAACTGCGCCGCCACGCGGACGCCGGCCACGCGCTGCTGATGATCACCCACGACCTCGCGGCGGCCGAACGGATCGCCGACCGCGTCGCCGTGATGTACGCGGGACGCATCGTCGAACTCACCGACGCGCCCGCCTTCTTCGGCGAGCCCGGCCCCCGGCACCCCTACGCCCGCGGCCTGCTCGACGCCCTGCCCGAGCGCGCCTTCACCCCCATCCCCGGCATGCCCCCCGAACTCGGCGCGCTGCCCGCGGGCTGCGCCTTCGCCGCCCGCTGCGAGCACGCGACGGCGGCCTGCAAGACCGTCCCCGCGCTGCTGGACGGCACGGCCTGCCACCACCCGCAGGAGCCGACGCGTGCTTGA
- a CDS encoding GlxA family transcriptional regulator — protein MHTVAVLALDGVVGFDLATPVEVFSRARLPGGRAAYQVRVCSAGGDVDAGAFTLRAPWGLEALAQADTIIVPGVADPLAPVPDEILDALRSAAGQGTRIASICVGAFILAATGLLDGLRATTHWLGTTELARRYPEVRVDPDVLYVDNGQLLTSAGAAAGLDLCLHLVRRDHGSAVAADAARLSVMPLERDGGQAQFIVHEPPAPDGATLEPLLRWMEENAGRELTLDGIAARARLSTRTLNRRFREQTGTTPLQWLHRARIRRAQYLLETTAHSVDRIAAQVGFGSPTAFRDRFKRLIGTSPHAYRRAFQGPEARRTPTGPQEAVGAPPVPPPSSSDQGRTPLTS, from the coding sequence ATGCACACCGTCGCCGTTCTCGCCCTGGACGGGGTGGTGGGCTTCGACCTGGCGACGCCGGTCGAGGTCTTCTCCCGTGCTCGTCTGCCCGGCGGCCGGGCCGCCTATCAGGTGCGGGTCTGCTCGGCCGGCGGGGACGTCGACGCGGGCGCGTTCACCCTGCGGGCACCCTGGGGTCTGGAGGCACTGGCTCAGGCGGACACCATCATCGTGCCCGGGGTCGCCGATCCCCTCGCGCCCGTTCCGGACGAGATCCTGGACGCCCTGCGGTCGGCGGCCGGCCAGGGCACCCGGATCGCGTCGATCTGCGTGGGCGCGTTCATCCTCGCCGCCACGGGGCTTCTGGACGGGCTCCGTGCCACCACCCATTGGCTCGGCACCACGGAGCTGGCGCGACGGTACCCCGAGGTCCGCGTCGACCCGGACGTGCTCTACGTCGACAACGGCCAGTTGCTCACCTCGGCCGGTGCGGCGGCGGGGCTCGATCTGTGTCTGCACCTCGTCCGGCGCGATCACGGCTCGGCCGTCGCCGCCGACGCCGCTCGTCTCTCGGTGATGCCGTTGGAACGCGACGGCGGTCAGGCACAGTTCATCGTGCACGAACCACCGGCCCCCGACGGGGCGACGCTCGAACCGCTGCTGCGCTGGATGGAGGAGAACGCCGGACGCGAGCTCACGCTCGACGGCATCGCCGCGCGGGCCCGGCTGAGCACCCGCACCCTGAACCGGCGTTTCCGCGAGCAGACCGGCACCACGCCACTGCAGTGGCTGCACCGGGCCCGGATCCGCCGGGCGCAGTATCTGTTGGAGACCACCGCGCACTCGGTCGACCGCATCGCCGCTCAGGTGGGGTTCGGCTCCCCCACCGCGTTCCGTGACCGGTTCAAGCGGCTCATCGGCACCAGCCCGCACGCCTATCGCCGGGCGTTCCAGGGTCCTGAGGCCCGTCGAACGCCCACCGGGCCGCAGGAAGCGGTCGGGGCTCCCCCGGTGCCCCCGCCATCCTCGTCAGATCAGGGGCGCACACCGCTGACCAGCTGA
- a CDS encoding ABC transporter ATP-binding protein, with the protein MLELHRITAGYDRRAPVVREASLTVGPGEAVGLLGPSGCGKSTLARVASLLHRPDSGTYLIDGERARAWRHRAPREQRTAFGVVFQQPRQAADPRLRLTDLIAEPLRAAGRRTGTEETVTELAGRVGLSEELLGRRPHEVSDGQLQRACLARALVLRPRWLICDEMTAMLDASTTAALVAAVEDYRRESGAGLLAVGHDRTLLNRWCDRTVHWTELTTSSPSGV; encoded by the coding sequence GTGCTTGAACTCCACCGCATCACCGCCGGGTACGACCGCCGCGCACCCGTGGTCCGGGAGGCCTCGCTGACCGTCGGGCCGGGGGAGGCCGTGGGGCTCCTCGGCCCCAGCGGCTGCGGCAAGTCCACCCTGGCCCGGGTCGCCTCCCTGCTGCACCGGCCCGACTCCGGTACGTATCTCATCGACGGCGAACGAGCCCGGGCCTGGCGGCACCGCGCCCCGCGCGAGCAGCGCACCGCCTTCGGTGTGGTGTTCCAGCAGCCCCGCCAGGCCGCCGATCCGCGCCTGCGGCTCACCGACCTGATCGCCGAGCCGCTGCGCGCGGCCGGCCGGCGGACCGGCACCGAGGAGACGGTGACCGAGCTCGCCGGGCGCGTCGGGCTCTCCGAGGAACTGCTCGGCCGCCGGCCGCACGAGGTCAGCGACGGCCAGCTGCAACGGGCCTGCCTGGCCAGGGCCCTCGTGCTGCGCCCGCGCTGGCTGATCTGCGACGAGATGACGGCGATGCTGGACGCCTCCACGACCGCCGCCCTGGTCGCCGCGGTCGAGGACTACCGCCGCGAGAGCGGCGCGGGCCTCCTCGCCGTCGGCCACGACCGCACCCTGCTGAACCGCTGGTGCGACCGTACGGTCCACTGGACCGAACTCACCACATCCAGCCCGTCCGGCGTTTGA
- the lysX gene encoding bifunctional lysylphosphatidylglycerol synthetase/lysine--tRNA ligase LysX: MSRTVPDTEPATVREGAREGGERRESAWRRLLHRVPNGFAIFFGLLGVFCALTSLISPLRRVAAPLTDALDTLTVPTAPNLAYAVFLLLLAAAMAARKRVTLWFVLGYLALLLLADVLLLAVGYWEVTPSLVLCVAAMVLLVLARREFYAASRRGAFLHALLVLVGGLAVAILVGWGLVSLFPGSLERGGGNRLLFVANKVCGGLVSGRHFVGHPPHWLFFLLGLLGALALLNATMSLFRSQRLEAALHDDEEPRIRALLGRYGGRDSLGYFATRRDKAVVFSPSGKAAVTYRVEAGVCLASGDPLGDPEAWTPAIEAWLAVAGRYGWQPAVMGASEAGARAYARSGLGALQLGDEAILQVAAFDLDGREMRVTRQAVNRVERTGATTRVRRHAELSDEEMGEVIHRADAWRDTETERGFSMALGRLGDPADGDCLLVEAFDSEGNMIALLSFVPWGRDGISLDVMRRDRAAPNGVMEFMVAQLCAQAGRFGIKHISLNFAVFRSAFEEGARIGAGPVLRLWRKLLLFFSRWWQLEALYRSNVKYNPEWHPRFLCYADAGALARIGMAAGIAEGFVAVPSLGKLWSRGRSRGVSSPATTAGLPSLSELGYGTGAGTGEPGAVDELAGLPEQVRVRRAKLDRLRAAGVDPYPVDARRTHTLAAIRAAHAGLAPSSRTGERVTVAGRVLLVRDHGGVVFAVLRDWSGDLQLTFTRDGSGPECLRRFTDHIDLGDHIEAEGEIGATDRGELTVFVTRTRMIAKCLRPLPDKRRGLSDPEARVRMRYVDLAVSTEARRTVRARSAAVQALRQGLLDRGYLEVETPMLQQIHGGANARPFTTHINAYDLDLYLRIAPELYLKRLCVGGMEKVFEMGRTFRNEGVSYKHNPEFTMLEAYQACADYDVMLDLTRELVQGAAVAAHGSQVALRADGEGKLVEHDISGRWPVKTVYGAISEALGAEVDADTPIEALRRHCDATGVPHKPEHTRGDIVLEMYERLVEERTGGPVFYKDFPTDVSPLTRPHRHDPRLAERWDLVAFGTELGTAYSELIDPVEQRRRLTAQSLLAAGGDLEAMEVDEDFLRALEYAMPPTGGLGIGVDRVVMFLTGLSIRETLPFPLVRQR; encoded by the coding sequence ATGAGCCGCACAGTCCCGGACACCGAGCCCGCCACGGTGAGGGAAGGGGCACGGGAGGGCGGCGAGCGACGGGAATCCGCCTGGCGGCGGCTGTTGCACCGGGTGCCCAACGGTTTCGCGATCTTCTTCGGTCTGCTCGGGGTCTTCTGCGCGCTCACCTCCCTCATCTCACCGCTGCGGCGGGTGGCGGCCCCGCTGACCGACGCGCTGGACACCCTGACCGTCCCCACGGCCCCGAACCTCGCCTACGCCGTCTTCCTGCTGCTCCTCGCCGCGGCGATGGCCGCACGCAAGCGGGTCACGCTCTGGTTCGTCCTCGGCTATCTGGCCCTGCTGCTGCTCGCGGACGTGCTGTTGCTGGCCGTGGGGTACTGGGAGGTGACCCCGTCCCTGGTGCTGTGCGTGGCGGCGATGGTGCTGCTGGTCCTGGCACGGCGGGAGTTCTACGCGGCATCGCGGCGCGGTGCGTTCCTGCATGCCCTTCTGGTGCTCGTCGGCGGTCTCGCCGTCGCGATCCTGGTGGGCTGGGGCCTGGTCTCCCTCTTCCCCGGATCGCTGGAGCGCGGCGGTGGGAACCGGCTGTTGTTCGTCGCCAACAAGGTGTGCGGCGGCCTGGTCAGCGGCCGGCACTTCGTGGGCCATCCGCCGCACTGGCTGTTCTTCCTCCTCGGCCTGCTCGGCGCGCTGGCGCTGCTCAACGCCACCATGTCGCTCTTCCGCTCCCAGCGCCTGGAGGCGGCCCTGCACGACGACGAGGAGCCGCGCATCCGCGCCCTCCTCGGCCGCTACGGCGGCCGGGACTCCCTCGGCTACTTCGCGACCCGCCGGGACAAGGCCGTCGTCTTCTCCCCCAGCGGGAAGGCCGCCGTCACCTACCGGGTCGAGGCGGGGGTCTGTCTGGCCTCCGGTGATCCGCTGGGCGATCCCGAGGCCTGGACACCGGCGATCGAGGCCTGGCTGGCGGTCGCGGGGCGCTACGGATGGCAGCCCGCCGTCATGGGCGCGAGCGAGGCCGGCGCGAGGGCGTACGCGCGGTCGGGGCTGGGCGCCCTGCAACTGGGTGACGAGGCCATCCTCCAGGTCGCTGCCTTCGACCTGGACGGCCGCGAGATGCGGGTGACCCGCCAGGCCGTCAACCGGGTGGAGCGGACGGGCGCGACCACCCGGGTCCGGCGGCACGCCGAACTCTCCGACGAGGAGATGGGCGAGGTGATCCATCGCGCGGACGCCTGGCGCGACACCGAGACCGAGCGCGGCTTCTCGATGGCGCTGGGGCGCCTCGGCGACCCAGCCGACGGCGACTGTCTGCTGGTCGAGGCGTTCGACAGCGAGGGCAACATGATCGCGCTGCTGTCGTTCGTGCCCTGGGGGCGCGACGGCATCTCGCTGGATGTGATGCGCCGGGACCGGGCCGCGCCCAACGGCGTCATGGAGTTCATGGTCGCCCAGTTGTGCGCCCAGGCCGGGCGGTTCGGCATCAAGCACATCTCGTTGAACTTCGCCGTCTTCCGCTCGGCGTTCGAGGAGGGCGCCCGGATCGGCGCGGGGCCGGTGTTGCGGTTGTGGCGCAAGCTGCTGCTGTTTTTCTCCCGGTGGTGGCAGCTGGAGGCGCTCTACCGCTCGAACGTCAAGTACAACCCCGAGTGGCATCCGCGGTTCCTGTGCTACGCCGACGCGGGCGCCCTCGCGCGGATCGGGATGGCCGCGGGCATCGCGGAGGGCTTCGTCGCGGTGCCGAGCCTGGGCAAGCTGTGGAGCCGGGGGCGGTCGCGCGGCGTCTCCAGCCCGGCCACCACCGCCGGACTGCCCTCGCTCTCCGAGCTGGGCTACGGCACCGGCGCGGGGACCGGTGAGCCCGGTGCGGTCGACGAACTGGCCGGGCTGCCCGAGCAGGTGCGGGTGCGGCGGGCGAAGCTGGATCGGTTGCGGGCGGCGGGCGTCGATCCCTACCCGGTCGACGCGCGCCGCACCCACACCCTCGCCGCGATCCGCGCGGCACACGCCGGGCTCGCGCCCTCGTCCCGTACGGGTGAGCGGGTGACCGTCGCCGGGCGGGTACTGCTGGTCCGCGACCACGGCGGGGTCGTCTTCGCCGTGCTGCGCGACTGGTCCGGCGACCTTCAGCTCACCTTCACCCGCGACGGATCCGGCCCGGAGTGCCTGCGGCGCTTCACCGACCACATCGACCTCGGTGACCACATCGAGGCCGAGGGCGAGATCGGTGCCACCGACCGCGGTGAGCTGACCGTCTTCGTGACCCGTACCCGGATGATCGCCAAGTGTCTGCGTCCGCTGCCCGACAAGCGCCGCGGCCTGAGCGACCCCGAGGCCCGGGTGCGGATGCGCTATGTGGACCTCGCCGTGTCGACGGAGGCCCGGCGGACCGTGCGGGCGCGCAGCGCCGCCGTGCAGGCGCTGCGCCAGGGACTGCTCGACCGGGGCTATCTGGAGGTCGAGACGCCGATGCTCCAGCAGATCCACGGCGGGGCGAACGCCCGGCCCTTCACCACGCACATCAACGCCTACGACCTCGATCTGTACTTGCGTATCGCGCCCGAGCTGTATCTGAAGCGGCTGTGCGTGGGCGGCATGGAGAAGGTCTTCGAGATGGGCCGGACGTTCCGCAACGAGGGCGTCTCGTACAAGCACAACCCCGAGTTCACGATGCTGGAGGCGTATCAGGCCTGTGCCGACTACGACGTGATGCTGGATCTGACGCGCGAGCTGGTCCAGGGCGCCGCCGTCGCCGCCCACGGTTCACAGGTCGCGCTGCGGGCGGACGGCGAGGGCAAGCTCGTCGAGCACGACATCTCGGGCCGGTGGCCGGTGAAGACCGTCTACGGCGCGATCTCCGAGGCGCTCGGCGCGGAGGTCGACGCGGACACCCCGATCGAGGCGCTGCGCCGGCACTGCGACGCGACGGGCGTGCCGCACAAGCCGGAGCACACCCGTGGGGACATCGTGCTGGAGATGTACGAGCGGCTCGTCGAGGAGCGGACAGGAGGGCCCGTCTTCTACAAGGACTTCCCCACCGACGTCTCGCCGCTCACCCGCCCGCACCGCCACGATCCGCGGCTCGCCGAGCGCTGGGACCTGGTGGCGTTCGGCACCGAACTGGGCACGGCGTATTCGGAGCTGATCGATCCCGTCGAGCAGCGCCGCCGCCTCACCGCGCAGTCGCTGCTGGCGGCGGGCGGTGACCTCGAGGCGATGGAGGTGGACGAGGACTTCCTGCGCGCCCTCGAGTACGCGATGCCTCCGACGGGCGGGCTGGGGATCGGCGTGGACCGGGTGGTGATGTTCCTGACGGGCTTGTCGATCCGCGAGACGCTGCCGTTTCCTCTGGTACGGCAGCGCTGA